The following are encoded together in the Variovorax sp. PBS-H4 genome:
- a CDS encoding COG4315 family predicted lipoprotein, protein MKLLSASILAAALLAGCGSMSRTSSAPDTPTRTADGVLIGPTGMTLYTFNRDTAGSGKSACNGPCATNWPPLLASDTAKPMGAYTIVMRDDGKRQWAYKGSPLYYWTKDTKAGDKTGDGVNNAWKVARP, encoded by the coding sequence ATGAAACTGCTCAGCGCCTCGATTCTCGCGGCTGCCCTGCTTGCCGGCTGCGGCAGCATGTCCAGGACGTCCTCCGCACCCGATACGCCGACCCGCACCGCCGACGGCGTGCTGATCGGGCCGACCGGCATGACGCTCTACACCTTTAACCGGGACACAGCCGGTAGCGGCAAGTCGGCCTGCAACGGACCTTGCGCGACCAACTGGCCGCCGCTGCTGGCATCCGACACGGCGAAGCCGATGGGCGCCTACACCATCGTCATGCGCGACGACGGCAAGCGCCAGTGGGCGTACAAGGGCTCGCCGTTGTATTACTGGACCAAGGACACCAAGGCGGGCGACAAGACCGGCGATGGCGTCAACAACGCCTGGAAGGTCGCGCGGCCCTGA
- a CDS encoding YXWGXW repeat-containing protein gives MRRSAFLLAFVAAAASMAASAQVSVNINVPGLITIAPPAPRYEVVPAPRAGFVWVPGNWQWQQNAYGWRAGYWERARPDYVYAPGNWVRADGGWRWSEPNWRRAERRAYREDRRDRYERHGHRGRDDGHHGGYHCPPGQAKKGNC, from the coding sequence ATGCGACGTTCTGCTTTTCTCTTGGCCTTTGTTGCGGCCGCGGCATCCATGGCGGCCTCGGCCCAGGTGTCGGTCAACATCAACGTGCCTGGCCTCATCACGATCGCCCCGCCGGCGCCTCGTTACGAGGTCGTGCCCGCACCGCGCGCCGGCTTCGTCTGGGTGCCGGGCAACTGGCAATGGCAGCAGAACGCCTATGGCTGGCGCGCCGGCTACTGGGAGCGCGCGCGGCCGGATTATGTGTATGCGCCAGGCAACTGGGTGCGTGCGGATGGAGGATGGCGCTGGTCGGAACCCAACTGGCGGCGTGCCGAAAGGCGCGCCTACAGGGAAGACCGTCGCGACCGGTACGAGCGTCACGGCCATCGCGGCCGTGACGACGGCCACCATGGCGGTTATCACTGCCCGCCGGGGCAAGCCAAGAAGGGGAACTGCTGA
- a CDS encoding DMT family transporter yields the protein MSASAQAAKPPSRAVLTHGRAIWLMVAVTLMWATAGVITRHLEQARSFEITFWRSFFTLAALVVILPAWQGRAVFAKIRTGGRALWISGVCWCVMFTAFMVALTLTSVANVLVTMALGPLLTALAARLFIGHRLPPRTWFAIVVAGIGIGWMYGTQLGDGLLAGTLVALCVPLAGACNWTVVQHAHAKGHDVDLVPSVLVGAALSSLLTLPLAWPFQANVRDLGLLAFLGLFQLAIPCVLSVLCARVLKAPEVALLALLEIIFGITLAWLGAGEAPTSTVVVGGALVIGALVFNEWFGLRGRRAAALPARGTH from the coding sequence ATGAGCGCAAGCGCGCAAGCCGCGAAACCGCCGTCTAGGGCCGTGCTTACCCACGGTCGCGCCATCTGGCTGATGGTCGCCGTCACCCTGATGTGGGCTACGGCGGGCGTCATCACGCGCCACCTCGAGCAAGCGCGCAGCTTCGAGATCACGTTCTGGCGCAGCTTCTTTACGCTCGCGGCCCTGGTGGTGATCCTGCCGGCCTGGCAGGGTCGGGCGGTATTCGCGAAGATCCGCACTGGGGGCCGCGCGCTGTGGATCTCCGGCGTCTGCTGGTGCGTGATGTTCACGGCCTTCATGGTCGCGCTCACGCTGACCAGCGTGGCCAATGTGCTCGTGACCATGGCGCTCGGCCCGCTCTTGACCGCGCTTGCTGCCCGGCTCTTCATTGGCCACCGGCTGCCGCCGCGCACCTGGTTCGCCATCGTGGTGGCCGGCATCGGCATCGGCTGGATGTACGGCACCCAGCTTGGCGACGGACTGCTGGCCGGGACGCTGGTGGCGCTGTGCGTGCCGCTGGCCGGCGCTTGCAACTGGACCGTGGTGCAGCATGCCCATGCGAAGGGCCACGATGTCGACCTCGTGCCCTCGGTGCTCGTGGGCGCCGCGCTTTCTTCGCTGTTGACGTTGCCGCTGGCCTGGCCGTTCCAAGCCAACGTGCGGGATCTGGGGTTGCTTGCCTTCCTCGGCTTGTTCCAGCTCGCGATTCCCTGCGTGCTCTCCGTCCTGTGCGCACGGGTCCTGAAGGCGCCTGAGGTCGCTTTGCTGGCATTGCTGGAGATCATCTTCGGCATCACTCTGGCCTGGCTCGGCGCCGGCGAGGCGCCGACGTCGACGGTGGTGGTCGGCGGCGCACTGGTGATCGGGGCCCTGGTGTTCAATGAATGGTTCGGCCTGCGCGGCCGCCGCGCGGCGGCCCTACCAGCGCGCGGAACTCATTAG